The Gossypium arboreum isolate Shixiya-1 chromosome 2, ASM2569848v2, whole genome shotgun sequence region AGTCATAGGAAGACTTATAGATAGTAATGTTTACACAAAGGGATTTATTAAGGATTAGTTGTCCCTGTCAAAGAATAAAAAGGAAACAAATGCAAGCAGATGATCGGAGGAAACTTCATTGTTTACGTAAAATAAGTATTTGGAGGCATGCATGAAATGGGAGAAAATTGTGAGGAAGATGAAACTGACTGCCACTGTTTTCTAGTTTCTTCCAAAGAAAAGACAACCCTGCCAACATCGAGATTTTAACGTCGGATTTGGAACATCCAGCTTAGACATGTCGCCACGCCACGTAAATTTTCTCACCAATCATCCTCTCCCAAAACCTACATAATTTTCCCCTGCAGATTCTTGTAGATTCTTTTTTACAGTATACACCGCCTGCAGAATCGTTGTCTTGACAGCTTGTAAACAAGGAACCCTTTTAGCTTTACTTCTAATTCACGTTACATTTATAAATACTCAATAATCACCTCCCATGTTTtagttttatataattaataataagttGGAATCCAGGGTCGAATAGCCACGGTCACATGGCAAAGACATGTTTTCATGGTGTTTTTGTGTCAATTGCGGTAACTTCACTGCTACTTCTCCAGGCTGGGGCACCATCACCACCACCACCGGCCGTCTATATATTTGGGGACTCTACCCTCGACGTCGGTACCAACAACTTCATACCCGAGTCCGCCGCAAGGGCAGATTTCTATTTCAATGGTATCGATTTCCCTTACTCGAAGCCAACAGGGAGGTTCAGCAATGGCCTTAACACTGCTGATCAGATAGGTATATAGAAACATAACATTGGTTTCTTCATTGCTAGCACAACACAATCCCCATGCATTTCCATAATTTCCTCTATATAGTGACTGATATCAATGATCACTTGTTTGGTTTTTGTTTAGTGAGACTGTTGGGTCTAAAGAAGAGTCCACCACCATTTTTGTACCTTGTCAATGATCCATCCAATTTCCAGAAGAATATACTGCAAGGTGCCAACTTTGCCTCTGGAGGATCCGGTGTTTTAAGAGATACTGGAAAGGCAGTAAGTGTTTTTCAACAATATCCCTTTGAGGACTCGATTAAAACGTTTTAAAATTTGTACACTAATTTAGAATCTAAGCTATAGTTTTGAGGTTTCCCAGTGAAATTAATCCTTTTTTAAATTCTGAAACTAGGCTTAAAGTATATACGTATTACATATGCAGAAAAGGGTGATCCCATTGGAGGAGCAGATCCAACATTTTTCAACCATTCGTTCAAACATAACAAACATGACAGGGAGTGAAGAAGCAACCGATAAAATCCTGTCGAAAGCATTCATTCTTATCAGCATTGGAAGCAACGACATGTTTGAATATCTGCTTAACCTCAGCAAACCAATGTCCTTAGCGGAGTTCAATGCGACCCTTATATCCACATACGAATACCATATAAAGGTTCCGAATTGATTTGGCCTTGTTTTATAATTTGTTTCACTACTTAAAACctgtttttaaatttcttttacatATATATGTCAGACTCTATACGAGCTTGGAGCACGAACGTTCGGCATTTTAACGGTTCCACCAATCGGGTGTACCCCATTTGCTCGAGCTGTCTTCACCGGTAACAACAGCTGCTTCGAACCAGCTCAAGCGATGGCAGTACAATTCTATTTCGACGTTGGGAGCTCATTAGAACAGTTCAGCTCCACTGTCCAAGACATGAAGTATTCGGTGGGGAATACGTTTTTGATGACCCGTGTTTTGACGGGGGACATGTTGGCCTTTGGTTTGAAGAACATTGCAGCTGCATGCTGTGGGAATGGGACTTACGGTTGCAATCAAACGGCAAGCTTTTGTTCGAACCGTGACGAGTACTTGTTTTGGGACCAGTTTCATCCGACACAAAGGGCTTCGGAGTTGGTTGCCTTGACTCTGTTTGGTGCAGCAGAGCCAATTATGGTTCCCATGAATTTCAGTCAGTTGCTGGGGGTTAACATTTAGGATCCCCACTTTGTTTTTAACACCCAAAGAAAAGACAGAATCTGGGATGTTCTGTCCTTTTAATCCAAGCATGGAATCAAATAAAGATGATTATATAAGTTCAAACCTTTTTTCTATTCAATAATTGCAGAGAATCCTATGTATTTTGTAGCAATGAGGTGCCTGCCACCCTATTTTGTCGTGTAACTACAAGTTTGTATGACTATTTAAGCTTGATTCATTGTTAATCATtacatattcaatatatatacacactaAATAATCtatatgtgaataatattatatataatatattgatGCATATACTAAAGtattatttataaaagatatATATTCAATTAAGTCTTAATTTAGTTGATATAGTTATTATTACAACAATTAAGAGCATATGTGTTCAAATGTTCTTAAACACGTATTTTCTTTTAACTTGATTGGAGGTATAAATATTAGTAGAGGTGTGATCGAGTTAAGCCAAGCCTACTGGAAAGCTTGAGCTCAAGTAGCTCGATAACATCTCTAGTTGGTCTCAAACTTAAGAAgtcaatgtttgattgagtttcaAATTTCTGAGTTAAGCTTTTATGTACCAACAGCAATGGCATTGGCGTTTTCGACTTGGTCGATGGAAGCATCGGCAAGATATTATCTTTCCCTGATTGCTCTTATTTACTTTGGCCTCCTCCATCATGGTTCACCGCAAATTATTATGGACCATGACATTAGCAGGGTGTTCATAAGGCATCATTATGGTATCTTCTTTATGAACAAATCtgtttaagttaaaaagggttaAATTACTTTTTGGGACCTAAACTTGACAATTATTTCTAAATTGGggtttgaactttttttttcaaGTTAGGCCTTGAACTTGACAATTGTTCCCACATTATTacctgattttttttttgttcaagttAGATTTTAAACTTAGCAATTTCCCCATATCGAAGCTTGAACTTTTATTTATCCAAATTAATCCTTGATATTTCCTTAAAAACCATCAAGTCTCAATTCGGAAACAATTGCCAAGTTTAGTGATTAACTTGGACATAAAGAAAAATTTCAACCCTAATATGAGAGTAGTTGCATAATTCAGACTTTAATGTAGGAATAGTTATTAACTTCAAGATCTAACttaagttaaaaaaaattcaGCTAATCATAATGTGAAAATAATTATTTCGTTTATGCcccaaataataatttaacttaAAGTTAAATTATTGATATAAAGCTGTCATGTTTGGATTTTACTTAGCTATATCCAATCGTAATGTATGTTGTACAAAGTGTTAAAACCTTGTTTAATGAGATAGTTGCCGCCCTATTTTGTCTTGTAACATGTTTGTATGAGTATTTAAGTTTCTTAATGAAaaattagattttatttttacttttttttaaatttataaaataagtaaattagtccATGAATGTTCTATCAAAAACAaatcaattattttattaaaatttatctgtttctactattaaaaattataCATGCACAGAAGAGAAACCAAAAAATTCTTTTAGGAGGaccaaaatgaaattttaatttttaataatttatatctttataattttaaaagattaaattaaatttttataattttagggtcaaaataaaattttccctttattaatttaaaattttaaaaatttcataccACTTTTACCATTCGCCCCTATATTATTGGCCTCTATTGCTCCGTTAGTTTCTTAAATCTTACGAAACTGCTGCAGTTCCAGTTATAGAAAAGGGATTTTTAGTTTTCGCTTCGCACCATCAGCAACTCCGTCCAGTTTGAGGATTTTCAAGAAAAAAGTGTTGTGTGAATGGGTAGAAGAGATTGGTCCGGTCTCCCCGACGAACTGTTGACAAAGATCGGTCAATATGTCAGCGGTCACTTCGATATGATCCGATTTCGCAGCGTATGTAGGCGATGGCGATATTCATTGCCCCTTTCTCACACAAATAATTGGCATCTCCAACTCCAaattaccctccttaaagaaccCAAACCCGATTACCGTATTCGAATCCCTTTACCGTTCTATGAATCATACGATcctgaattagaagctgaatcaTCACCTTACCATACAGTGCCTTCATCTATTGTTAAAACTACTGTGTGTATCATCAATCAATCTTCATTGCTTAAGCTTGAAGAAACCCAACAAGAAGGTAAGTTTCGTATCATAAATCCCATTTCAGATATCCCGCTTAAGGAATTCCCCAAAGTTTTAAACTTGCTGGATTACCCAATAATGGAAGTAACCCGAGGGTATATTTGCAAAATTAGTCATTCAAATGTATTAAAAGCTGTTGTTTTGCCAGAGTATGATGACAAGGTTTGTATGGTTCTTGTTCTTTGTGACCATGGAAGGTTGCTTTTATGGAGAAATGGGGATGAACATATGAAGGAAATAAGTAACAAGTTTCGTTATGATGATATTGCAGTTTATAAAGGACAATTTATTGCCATAGACAGATGGGGAACTGTTTCATTTGTTGATTCTTCTTCTTTAAAGGTGATACAATACACTCCTCCTGTTTTAAGTGGTggtaaaaagaaaaatttagtgGTATGTTCTGAACTACTTTATGTAGCTGATAGATACTTTGATCGAGCTAGAACAAGTCAAAATCCTTATGGTAAATGGGATCCAAGTGTGGTTGATTTTAAGATTTATAAGTTGGATGAAGATTGGGGAAGATGGATTGAGATTACGAGTCTAAATGATCAGATTTTGTTCTTGGGAAAGGTATTAAATTTCTTTGTTCCAATTAAGGAAGTTAGTGGATGTAATAAAGGGAATTGTATTTATTTCAAGGGTGATGAATTTATAGGATCAAAAAGTCATGGTGTTTCTGTCTTCGACTTGGCTGATCGAAGGATTGGGAGCATATTATCTTTCCCTGGTTGCTCTGATATGCTTTGTCCTCCATCATGGTTCACTGCAAATTAATGTGGAACATGACATTAGATGTAACTATGATTTCAGGTCTTGTGTTCATAAGGTATCATTATGGTATCTTCTTTATATCAACTTTCCTCATTGCTTGTTTCTAAAGGTGAACAAATCTGTTTAAGTTTGTTTGCAGCAAGCAAGTAATGTTCTTGATTTGTCTTGTTTTATCATTATGTGGAAAATAAGTGCTTGACTGATGTTTGTGAAGAATTGTCTTATCACACAATAACTAAAAAACCAGACAGACATTGTAAGATTGCAATCATTTTTAAGCTTAGGTTATTGTTCCCTTGTATTGGCATAGACATTTTCAGTTGTTTCTCATGTGGATTGTTAGCTCATTTATCCTAGACATGCATTGATGGACTACAAAGCATAGATTTTTCTGTTTATTGGATAGTTATGTTTTAGAACAGTGTGCAGGTTCAAGCTTTAATTAAGCTTTTTAAAGCATTTCAACTATTGAATTTGGTAGGGTAATTGATATATCATGTTCCAGGCTCTGCAAAAGTTTTTAACTTGTACTAGATTTCTGTTCAATTTTTATGCCTCTTGTACTAGGTTTAGTACCATGTGCTCCTTCTCCGcccttttcttctcttctctttttaggctatgtttttatgtttttattatgcTTTTGTTTGTTGGTGCTCTCCTGTTTCTTCTTTAGTGGACTGCATCCCGGTGAGGCCAAGGTTTGGTTTGTGCCATTGCTTGGCTAGAGACGAATATGTCGTCGTCTCTCTGATTTTGAAGGGTTGGGGATCTTTCAGATAGTTGATTCCTGCCACCCTCTAGTGCTTCGAGTTTGCAAAGCAGTAGGTTTATGTGATTTGCTAATGCCATCATATATATCTGTAAATAGAAATATTTTACTAAGAATGAGGCTCTTAAGGTTCAAAGGTTTCAATTTCTCGAGTCAACCAAACATACTACGTAGCTATATGAATCCATATACATAGAGTTGCTACACATGTTTCAGAACAGCATTGGCAGACTGATGAGCAAAATATTTTTGCCTAAGTTGAACATAAGGATAACCGATAAACGACAGAAAGTGAGCAGGCTTTGAGAAGGAAAGTACTTCATACCACACTTGATCGTTCTCGTCCAGCTCGATCGTAAACCGTTCTTCCCCAGCCTGATTTCCAGTAAAAAACAATGTCCAATACCTTGTTATCAAAGGTTATCATCAATCATGGGTAAAAGTATCCCTTGTATTAGGAGTTAAATTGCGTTTTGCTCCTTTTACTCAAACAATGAGTAAATTAATTCTTGTACGTTAGctcaaagagcaaattgatcaTTTCTGCAAAAATTTTCATCCAATTATACTAGTAATAACTGATATGGCTAATTGAATAACTAGATAGTGACACGTCACATGCCATGTGTACTTCATGCTAGCATACAAATACCAGTTTTTAAAGgtagaaatgaatgaaatttttaacaaaatgaccaatttgctcttCGATCTAATGTGTAGGGACTAACTTACCCAATTTTTGTTTGAGTGAAGGAGGCAAAATTCAGTCTTAATATGGAGCATTCATGGGCCATCTAATATGCAGCAATAAGCAACAAtggaaacagaaaaaaaaaataataataataataaaataaaataaaataaaagcactTCATACTGATCATCAGCCATTaccaaccaaaaaaaaaagtacTAACCAGTAGGTGACCCTGTAATGTGCCACTGCCAAAACCAAAAGAGGCTAAACTCTTCTTAGTTTTAGCCCTAGTGTTTTCATTCACATACACCACTTGGAGAGGCATAATGACCCATGGTAAAAATTCCTTGAGACAAACACAGAATTTAACCCCATTTTGAATTGGAGTTTTGGGATCAACAAATGCCCAATCTAATCCAAAATGCCTGCAAAAAACCAATAGCAACTTAcattacacacatatatatatatgcctgcCTCTCTCaatatataccaaaacataatatACAAGAAAAAGACACAAACTTCCAATTCTGCAATGCTGTTTTGCCCTTTTCATAGGTCTCAAAACCAGAACCGATCAAAACCCTTGCATGGTTTATTAAATAACCATCTTTGGAAAGCTCCTTGTCTTCTTTGATACAAGACACAGGCTTTGAAGTAGCTCCTTTATATTTGGTGTCATAATTGAATGCGCCTGACCTGGTgataatttttaaacatgaaaatgagcaaattcccatacagaaaaataaagaaatatacCCAGttttgaatttagaaaatcaACTAATAGCATGCTTTTTAGTACTTGCTAATACAAGATTTCTGTTGCTCGGGTGAAGGTCGAGCCCAGCACAAGAAAACCATTTCCTGTCAAAAAAAACCATGAAACAGTGAAACACTAAACTCAATGACTGTTTCTAAAGATTTtccaaaaatatgaaattttaaagtttaccTACTATCCAAGCACAGGGAAATTTCAAAGCTGTGCTTTCGAAAGTAAATTGGCCGACGACAGTTCACTGTTGAAGCGATATTGTACAGGGACTTAAAATGGAGCCATAGGGACGGAGAAGAAGAGGTTGAAAATGGCCGATGTGTCCATTTCCTTGTTGACCCAATTTTGTTAACAATGTAGCTGAACTGGGCCTCTTAAGTCAAATTACACTGGGCTTATGAGGGAGGTAATGATAAAAGTACAATGGAGGTTCTTATATTAAAAATCAgattatattttatcttatttactcaaaaaataaataaattactctTATACTTAAATCatcaaagagcaaactggtctttttttattacaattttatttatttctactattaaaaactaaacatgattaacaaaataatCAACACGTGTACCTCTTTCTAACATATTGAAAccaatttttaaaagtaaaattagATTGAAAATTTAACAGAATAATGTATAGgactaaacatgtcaaattaaatcTTGTTACAGTATAATTAATTCCATgtcaaaatacataaatttaaaatcatatatatttaaaattatttataattattttaattttaaaaattattttaaattacttaaaagattaatttaattttaaattactgaaaatattaatttactcatttttaaaatttgacaGTGACCAATAGATATTTATATTAATCTATTATGCAAAATAGacttaaattcaacttatttcAACACTCTATTTGTgtctctttcaaaaaaaaaaaagtatacgaCATACGATATCATATGCTTTACTATTTACATATCTCTCTGATATACGATATACGATATCATATGCTTTACTATTTACATATCTCTCTGTTGGCATCAATGTAAGGTTGGTAACAATCTCATGTTTGAAGGTTCGTCTTCGAGCTTCGATGGTGAGATCTTCTCAATAGCAAATGCCATTAAATTGAACCGCGATGCTTCCTTCAACCCTATCTTTGGTATCGGCGTTGTTTAGCCGGAATCATATCGAAATTCTTATGTTTGATGTAATAATCTAATAATAATGAACTAAAGTTGCAAAAAAAAGAGCTTATCATATCATACGCCtgctaatttataattaattacaaTTTGTCTCTATGAGATGCATCTCATGGAGTAGATAGAAGCAGAAGGTGAATCAACCGCGACTGCCGGTGCGGCGTAGACCCTAGGGTGAGGATCATCACTATCCAAACCGTACTCCATCATCATCGGACGGTACTCCAAATCTTCATCGTGATCATACACGAAATCAGGGACCTCAATCTCGTTTCTCCTTACGTGCTCCCATAGGTAATCCACCCTGCTAAGGTATCTCAATTTCCCGTACAACCTAACCATTATAGCACTCCATGGTTAAAAAATCGTGTCGGTAATACTTAATAATTGGATTAAATACTAAATCCTAAATTTCAACATAGTTAGAAGGACTAAATCCAGAATTTGACATTATGTTAATATTACCCGTCGCCAAAGAAAAGGCGGCCGAAAGTCGCAAGGAAGAGCCGAGACTGGAGGCCAGGGTGCAGAAAATAAACGGATTGGAGATTATCTTTGACGGTGACCGGAATAGCATCATAGATTGATCGGAGGGCTGAGATTCCCGGAAAGTTGTCGGTCCTTTGAACTCCGGTATGCATGTACAACACCGAAAACGGCTTCTTTGAAAGCCTTGGAAATATATACTCATCTAAATACTCCTTCAAAACATCAACGCTCAAAAACCGAGCTGATAAAAAAAAATAGTAATCAGAATCAGAAACCTAATTGAAATCGAATTAcaataaaagataataaaaaactTTACCGGGGAACGATTTTCCGGTAATGCGAAGAATCTTGTGGCCGCGTTTATCTTTGCCTTGGATCTTGAAAATGTCGAGTTTGTGAAGGAGATCGGACTCTGAAATTTGAGATGCCATTGTTATTCTGTGTAAGCAGCAATTTTGAATCATTAAAGGATAAAGATTGAAATTATATTTATAGAGGAAACTTTGGATCGGGTTTCAAGGGATAAAGTCAATTGTCATTTTATGTTTGAATAATAAGGGGAATATTCTAAAGCATCTTCCATTGTGGAGCCAGGGTCATGAGCTCGACTGGGTCCCTTCTTTTGAAGGCTTTTTCGGCTTAAATTATGGTTTTAGTCCTTCTATTATGCTAAATTTTGTgatttatttttttgtatt contains the following coding sequences:
- the LOC108484973 gene encoding GDSL esterase/lipase At5g33370-like, with protein sequence MSPRHAGAPSPPPPAVYIFGDSTLDVGTNNFIPESAARADFYFNGIDFPYSKPTGRFSNGLNTADQIVRLLGLKKSPPPFLYLVNDPSNFQKNILQGANFASGGSGVLRDTGKAKRVIPLEEQIQHFSTIRSNITNMTGSEEATDKILSKAFILISIGSNDMFEYLLNLSKPMSLAEFNATLISTYEYHIKTLYELGARTFGILTVPPIGCTPFARAVFTGNNSCFEPAQAMAVQFYFDVGSSLEQFSSTVQDMKYSVGNTFLMTRVLTGDMLAFGLKNIAAACCGNGTYGCNQTASFCSNRDEYLFWDQFHPTQRASELVALTLFGAAEPIMVPMNFSQLLGVNI
- the LOC108467231 gene encoding F-box protein SKIP23 isoform X2, translated to MGRRDWSGLPDELLTKIGQYVSGHFDMIRFRSVCRRWRYSLPLSHTNNWHLQLQITLLKEPKPDYRIRIPLPFYESYDPELEAESSPYHTVPSSIVKTTVCIINQSSLLKLEETQQEGKFRIINPISDIPLKEFPKVLNLLDYPIMEVTRGYICKISHSNVLKAVVLPEYDDKVCMVLVLCDHGRLLLWRNGDEHMKEISNKFRYDDIAVYKGQFIAIDRWGTVSFVDSSSLKLIDTLIELEQVKILMVNGIQVWLILRFISWMKIGEDGLRLRV
- the LOC108467231 gene encoding F-box protein SKIP23 isoform X1; the protein is MGRRDWSGLPDELLTKIGQYVSGHFDMIRFRSVCRRWRYSLPLSHTNNWHLQLQITLLKEPKPDYRIRIPLPFYESYDPELEAESSPYHTVPSSIVKTTVCIINQSSLLKLEETQQEGKFRIINPISDIPLKEFPKVLNLLDYPIMEVTRGYICKISHSNVLKAVVLPEYDDKVCMVLVLCDHGRLLLWRNGDEHMKEISNKFRYDDIAVYKGQFIAIDRWGTVSFVDSSSLKVIQYTPPVLSGGKKKNLVVCSELLYVADRYFDRARTSQNPYGKWDPSVVDFKIYKLDEDWGRWIEITSLNDQILFLGKVLNFFVPIKEVSGCNKGNCIYFKGDEFIGSKSHGVSVFDLADRRIGSILSFPGCSDMLCPPSWFTAN
- the LOC108467237 gene encoding UPF0548 protein At2g17695 isoform X1, which produces MVFLCWARPSPEQQKSCISKSGAFNYDTKYKGATSKPVSCIKEDKELSKDGYLINHARVLIGSGFETYEKGKTALQNWKHFGLDWAFVDPKTPIQNGVKFCVCLKEFLPWVIMPLQVVYVNENTRAKTKKSLASFGFGSGTLQGHLLAGEERFTIELDENDQVWYEVLSFSKPAHFLSFIGYPYVQLRQKYFAHQSANAVLKHV
- the LOC108467237 gene encoding UPF0548 protein At2g17695 isoform X2; this encodes MVFLCWARPSPEQQKSCISKSGAFNYDTKYKGATSKPVSCIKEDKELSKDGYLINHARVLIGSGFETYEKGKTALQNWKHFGLDWAFVDPKTPIQNGVKFCVCLKEFLPWVIMPLQVVYVNENTRAKTKKSLASFGFGSGTLQGHLLVLDIVFYWKSGWGRTVYDRAGRERSSVV
- the LOC108480876 gene encoding uncharacterized protein LOC108480876, whose product is MIQNCCLHRITMASQISESDLLHKLDIFKIQGKDKRGHKILRITGKSFPARFLSVDVLKEYLDEYIFPRLSKKPFSVLYMHTGVQRTDNFPGISALRSIYDAIPVTVKDNLQSVYFLHPGLQSRLFLATFGRLFFGDGLYGKLRYLSRVDYLWEHVRRNEIEVPDFVYDHDEDLEYRPMMMEYGLDSDDPHPRVYAAPAVAVDSPSASIYSMRCIS